A part of Microbulbifer salipaludis genomic DNA contains:
- a CDS encoding acetoacetate decarboxylase family protein: MRDLPASQPFAMPAHFGPRGSDARASGWYRDVTMMVVSYVTDRDKLASYLPEPFTVDEEPLITVVYASNKQVDWLAGHGYNLIGVHADARFAGEREQLRGTYTLAMWENLTDPILTGRELQGIPKIYADIPEHTVTDGLWRAEARHFDNPIVDMQIDSLRPPTAEEIAASTAAQQGRDNPMAWRYMPAIGGFGSSISEATTFPSETHYHEVHVGNGKLAWQQLTWDQNPTQFHIVNAIQALPVIEYRPALVARCSVNLLVPDRLPRAIR; the protein is encoded by the coding sequence CCTGCGCACTTCGGCCCCCGAGGCAGCGATGCGCGCGCTAGCGGATGGTACCGTGATGTCACCATGATGGTCGTGTCGTATGTTACCGACCGGGACAAACTGGCCAGCTACCTGCCCGAACCATTCACGGTTGATGAAGAGCCTTTGATTACTGTGGTCTACGCCAGTAACAAACAAGTCGACTGGCTCGCAGGACACGGCTACAACCTCATCGGCGTGCATGCCGATGCCCGTTTTGCCGGCGAGCGTGAGCAGCTGCGCGGTACCTATACGCTGGCCATGTGGGAAAACCTGACCGACCCAATATTGACGGGACGCGAGTTGCAGGGTATCCCGAAAATTTACGCCGATATTCCAGAGCACACAGTCACCGATGGACTCTGGCGCGCCGAAGCCAGACATTTCGACAACCCGATTGTCGACATGCAAATTGACAGCCTCCGTCCACCCACGGCTGAGGAAATTGCGGCATCGACTGCAGCACAACAGGGGCGCGACAACCCCATGGCCTGGCGCTACATGCCCGCGATCGGCGGCTTTGGCTCCAGCATCAGTGAAGCCACCACTTTTCCGTCCGAAACCCACTATCACGAAGTTCACGTGGGTAATGGAAAGCTGGCATGGCAACAGCTCACCTGGGACCAGAACCCCACCCAGTTTCATATCGTCAATGCGATACAGGCCCTGCCCGTGATCGAATATCGCCCGGCACTGGTTGCGCGCTGTAGTGTCAACTTGCTGGTGCCGGACCGATTGCCCCGCGCCATCCGCTAG
- a CDS encoding 3-hydroxyacyl-CoA dehydrogenase NAD-binding domain-containing protein yields MNQKSIKKICYIGAGTMGSYNALIAALAGYEVTLYDRDSRAIADVPVRQKEIAAMLVASGKVTRSAIDHCWERVATSDDLAAALSGVDLISESVTETLEVKRAVLQQVEAHMCPGTLLTTNTSALLPSEIDTGLKSGETFAALHSYLGAPLIDIVPGPRAQRHVAQVLENYVRSLGCVPMVLHKEYPGYLLNSLLGPLLTTAVLLVTRSRASIEQVDRAWMRNMGAPMGPFGMMDFFGLNVVLDSWNRPAQTLERAQFKAEITAYLQSFVESGYIGMKSGRGFYTYPAPSYVSEHFIRQERSKEEIFTALMANVVQAGLLIVADGAATATEVDLAWRVGTGLETAPLELVNTSGSFALRDTVLSAHSDLSLLNDAQRQQAHAALAAAVPA; encoded by the coding sequence GTGAACCAGAAAAGCATAAAAAAAATCTGCTATATCGGCGCGGGCACCATGGGTAGCTACAATGCCTTGATTGCCGCCCTGGCCGGCTACGAGGTAACGCTGTACGACCGCGACTCCCGTGCAATCGCTGACGTCCCAGTGCGCCAGAAAGAAATTGCCGCAATGCTGGTCGCCAGTGGCAAAGTAACTCGGTCTGCCATCGATCACTGCTGGGAGCGGGTGGCTACCTCCGATGATCTAGCGGCGGCCCTCAGTGGTGTGGACCTGATCAGTGAGTCAGTTACAGAGACCCTTGAGGTAAAGCGCGCGGTCCTGCAGCAAGTCGAGGCGCACATGTGCCCGGGCACCCTGCTCACCACAAATACCTCAGCATTGTTGCCGTCCGAGATCGATACAGGACTAAAGAGCGGCGAAACCTTTGCTGCGCTGCATTCCTATCTGGGCGCGCCGTTGATCGATATTGTCCCGGGCCCTAGAGCCCAGCGCCACGTTGCACAGGTGCTAGAAAATTATGTGCGCAGCCTCGGATGCGTGCCCATGGTGCTGCACAAGGAATACCCCGGCTACCTACTCAACTCTCTGTTGGGACCACTACTCACCACAGCCGTGCTACTGGTGACCCGTTCTCGAGCGAGTATCGAACAGGTCGATCGGGCGTGGATGCGTAATATGGGCGCCCCCATGGGCCCCTTCGGAATGATGGATTTCTTTGGCCTGAACGTGGTGCTGGATAGCTGGAACCGCCCTGCTCAAACCCTCGAGCGCGCGCAATTCAAAGCAGAGATCACTGCATATTTGCAGTCGTTTGTTGAGTCCGGCTACATCGGCATGAAATCTGGCCGTGGCTTTTATACATACCCCGCCCCGAGCTATGTCTCAGAACATTTTATCCGGCAAGAGCGTAGTAAAGAGGAAATATTTACCGCGCTGATGGCTAATGTCGTGCAGGCCGGTCTACTAATTGTCGCTGATGGCGCTGCTACCGCCACAGAAGTTGACCTTGCGTGGCGGGTTGGCACGGGTTTGGAAACCGCGCCACTTGAGTTGGTCAACACCAGTGGGAGCTTTGCCTTGCGAGACACGGTACTCTCGGCCCACAGTGATCTGTCGCTGCTCAATGACGCGCAACGGCAACAAGCGCACGCCGCTCTGGCTGCCGCTGTACCGGCCTGA
- a CDS encoding SDR family NAD(P)-dependent oxidoreductase, with protein sequence MNQELCGKIALVTGASRGVGAEAARQLARSGATVILAARSRAQGEAVAQAISEEGGEARFVSLDVTSPESWRTLLEHIEAHFGALHILINNAGVHIARALENCSETDFYQQVETNLKGVFLGCQATLPLLRHSASQCGDAAIVNVSSIAGLVGVANQTLYNMTKGGLQLFSKSLALELAPSGVRVNCVNPGMIENDMGDALVKQLVSEQMFADVDSASRYLHRQIPLRRFARSAEVARAIVHLASPSSCYMTGTEMVLDGGLTAG encoded by the coding sequence ATGAATCAGGAACTCTGCGGAAAAATCGCGCTAGTCACCGGTGCCTCGCGTGGCGTGGGAGCGGAAGCGGCGCGTCAGCTCGCCCGATCGGGTGCTACCGTCATACTCGCGGCCCGCAGCCGAGCACAGGGTGAGGCGGTCGCGCAGGCCATCAGCGAAGAAGGTGGCGAGGCACGCTTTGTGAGCCTTGATGTGACGTCACCGGAAAGTTGGCGCACCCTGCTTGAACACATTGAGGCCCACTTCGGGGCACTACATATTCTGATCAATAATGCCGGGGTACATATTGCCCGCGCGCTGGAAAATTGCTCGGAGACCGATTTCTATCAACAGGTAGAAACCAACCTCAAGGGAGTTTTCCTTGGCTGCCAGGCCACCCTTCCGCTGTTGCGACACAGTGCCAGTCAGTGCGGCGATGCCGCGATCGTCAACGTATCTTCTATCGCCGGATTGGTCGGGGTCGCTAATCAAACCCTCTACAACATGACCAAGGGCGGCCTTCAGCTCTTCAGTAAATCACTGGCTCTGGAACTTGCCCCCAGCGGGGTGCGGGTGAACTGTGTCAATCCGGGCATGATCGAAAACGACATGGGCGATGCCCTGGTCAAACAGTTGGTCAGCGAACAGATGTTTGCCGATGTCGATAGCGCCAGTCGCTATCTGCACCGACAAATCCCACTGCGACGTTTTGCCCGCAGCGCAGAAGTCGCGCGAGCCATTGTGCATCTGGCCAGCCCATCCTCCTGCTATATG